In Thermoanaerobaculum aquaticum, the genomic window TCCCTCTCATAACCACTGGTTACCAACACTATCCCGTAACGTTCCTTGAAAGCTTCAGTTACTCGAGGGGTAAAATAAGTTTTCCAATCACCTGGGACTGCCTTTCGCTCGTGAGCCATCACATCCTCCTGCCCCCTCGGGCGCCCGCCGGTAATTCGCTCGAAGCGATTTGCTTCCACTGCCTCGCGAAGCCGCTCACGCGAGACAGGCAGGTGGCATTTGTCCAGAAGAACGGATTCCAATATCTGGACGTCCCGCTCCAAAAGATCTTCGTAGCGAATCACTCGCTCTCCAGAGTCAACCCACGAACTGACTATGGCAGCGCAGCCGGGAAGGAACTCGTCCATCAGATACAAAAGCCCGTCCTCAAAAGAGATAGAATTTAAGATATTTCGCTGCTCTTCGAGGTAAGGAGAGATTGTAGGATGACTGAATCTGATGCTAAAGTATGCCGACACCAATGTATCCCGTAAATCCCTGATAACCACAAAGCGGTAGGAATGCTCAGGAAGGTCCACGCTGAAGTACTCGTCCCTAGTGACGTACACCGTCGGATACACTTTTCCCGATTCAATCGGCTTCTTCAAGAACTGCGCGTTCTCGAGCTCTGGGGGGACAATGCGATCGGCGCAACAATCGAGTAAAATTCTGTAAATCCATTGCGAACCGGCCTTCCAGTGCGTCACGTGAAAAATCGTGGGCCACGTCGGTGACGGATAGCCCGCTGAGGTTAGGCTCGGTTCCTGCATTTATCTCTCTCCCCAACAGACGTCGTTCCTCGACACTCGGCGTCAGAGTTAGTTTTGTCGAGGTCCGACCCCGAAGGTGGGATGAACCACACCTCACACTCTCCCGGTAGGTCAGCGACACCGTGATGGGTTAACTGGGTGGTATCCCATTCGACCCTCCATGTCACGCGAAATGGACCGACCTGAGACAAATGACAAAGGCGAAAAACGTGGTCACGGAGCTCCTGATGGGTCAAGTCTTTAAGTCGATCGTAAACCCGACCAGAGATGGTCGCAAGCCCTACTTCAAAGGTGTACTCGCCGGGTTGCAACGCGAGGGTAATCTGTTGAGAGAAGCGAAGGCGACTTCCCCTAGGCACACACCTTGGCACACGACTACCATACTGTAAAGTGTTTTTCCCATGCACATGAATTCCTTTGTCATTTTGGATGACTACGCCGCCGATTGGGACCTCAATATCTCGCAAAAGTTCAAACTCCGAATGGAAGAACGCAACCTCTCCCTGCGCGAAGACCCTAGTCGGCTTCCCTGAGCTATTTGTCAAAGCCACACCCGTGCAAATGGCTGACCCGTCGCTTACTTGGTGTACCTTACTCAAGTCTAAAAAGGCTTTCGACGTGGGCCATGGAGGTGGTCCTGGCGACAGCTGCTGAGCTGAGGTGTCGTGGTCCGGCGAAACTGCCTCAGAAAGGGTTGGAGTCCGGTCGAGCTGTTCCAAAAGATAGTAACGCTTCAC contains:
- a CDS encoding ABC transporter ATP-binding protein; this translates as MSDIIADDIAVSVRDLGRVYRLYARPQDRLKHSLLWRFGRKYGCEFWALRNVSFDVRKGETFGIIGRNGAGKSTLLQIIAGILEPTVGQVIIRGRVASLLELGSGFNPEFTGRENILLNGAILGLSRAEVKERVEEIIAFADIGSFIDQPVKLYSSGMLMRLAFAVATHVEADVVVIDEVLAVGDVFFRQKCYQRLERLRQRKVTVLMASHAMTEVEQFCNRAILLDKGQVVFQGTASEAVKRYYLLEQLDRTPTLSEAVSPDHDTSAQQLSPGPPPWPTSKAFLDLSKVHQVSDGSAICTGVALTNSSGKPTRVFAQGEVAFFHSEFELLRDIEVPIGGVVIQNDKGIHVHGKNTLQYGSRVPRCVPRGSRLRFSQQITLALQPGEYTFEVGLATISGRVYDRLKDLTHQELRDHVFRLCHLSQVGPFRVTWRVEWDTTQLTHHGVADLPGECEVWFIPPSGSDLDKTNSDAECRGTTSVGERDKCRNRA
- a CDS encoding sulfotransferase domain-containing protein, which codes for MTHWKAGSQWIYRILLDCCADRIVPPELENAQFLKKPIESGKVYPTVYVTRDEYFSVDLPEHSYRFVVIRDLRDTLVSAYFSIRFSHPTISPYLEEQRNILNSISFEDGLLYLMDEFLPGCAAIVSSWVDSGERVIRYEDLLERDVQILESVLLDKCHLPVSRERLREAVEANRFERITGGRPRGQEDVMAHERKAVPGDWKTYFTPRVTEAFKERYGIVLVTSGYER